A window of the Acidimicrobiales bacterium genome harbors these coding sequences:
- a CDS encoding protease inhibitor I42 family protein, with the protein MTTHLSPFPRRALAPLLALALFFLGLTGCGGSSSDGGETGAVFTDTDSGSEITLDTGDRFTLQLASNPTTGYSWAIDDTTLPNGLTLVSSTYRADDTSGNVVGSGGVEEFVFEAMASGSGMLRLSYVRPFDDPVVPERVVEYIVRIDGTPWPPATTSTPGTTTATAPPTTTTTTSTTTTEASTTTTDLSAYESAVWPWAGATDGPGAQRFTDPTSAATSFAVDFVGFTDPVVGEFMQGDSRSGEIEVRNRVDGPATTVFVRQLGADDTWWVLGAASGNIVIDQPGALDALTGEMTVVGRARTFEGNVEVLLRADGLVEPIVSGNVTGRGDGEFGDFTETFAVPTVDARGGAAVFLARSAEDGSVWEAGVIRVLFAE; encoded by the coding sequence ATGACCACGCACCTGTCCCCCTTCCCCCGCCGGGCGCTCGCTCCGCTGCTCGCCCTGGCGCTGTTCTTCTTGGGACTCACCGGCTGCGGCGGCAGCAGTAGCGACGGCGGCGAGACTGGTGCGGTGTTCACCGACACCGACTCCGGGAGCGAGATCACTCTCGACACTGGCGACCGGTTCACCCTGCAGCTCGCCTCCAATCCGACCACTGGGTACTCATGGGCGATCGACGACACCACACTGCCGAACGGCCTGACCCTGGTGTCGTCGACCTACCGAGCCGACGACACGAGCGGCAACGTCGTCGGTTCGGGCGGCGTCGAGGAGTTCGTGTTCGAGGCGATGGCCTCCGGCTCGGGCATGTTGCGGCTCAGCTACGTCCGCCCGTTCGACGACCCGGTGGTGCCCGAGCGAGTGGTCGAGTACATCGTGCGCATCGACGGCACCCCGTGGCCGCCCGCCACGACCTCGACGCCCGGCACGACAACGGCAACGGCGCCGCCCACGACCACGACCACCACGAGCACGACGACCACGGAAGCGTCGACAACGACCACTGATCTGTCGGCCTACGAATCGGCGGTCTGGCCATGGGCAGGCGCCACCGACGGACCGGGAGCGCAGCGGTTCACCGATCCGACCTCTGCCGCCACCAGCTTTGCCGTCGACTTCGTCGGCTTCACCGATCCGGTGGTCGGCGAATTCATGCAGGGTGACAGCCGCTCGGGTGAGATCGAGGTGCGGAACCGGGTCGATGGCCCGGCCACGACCGTGTTCGTCCGCCAGCTCGGCGCCGATGACACCTGGTGGGTGCTGGGTGCGGCGAGCGGCAACATCGTCATCGATCAGCCGGGCGCGCTCGACGCACTCACCGGCGAGATGACGGTGGTCGGCCGGGCCCGGACCTTCGAGGGCAACGTCGAGGTGCTGCTGCGGGCGGATGGACTCGTGGAGCCGATCGTCTCCGGCAACGTGACCGGGCGGGGCGACGGCGAGTTCGGCGACTTCACCGAGACCTTCGCCGTGCCGACGGTCGACGCCCGCGGCGGCGCTGCCGTCTTCCTCGCTCGTAGCGCCGAGGACGGCAGCGTCTGGGAGGCCGGCGTCATCCGGGTCCTGTTCGCCGAGTAG
- a CDS encoding nitroreductase family deazaflavin-dependent oxidoreductase: MNDWNARVIAEFRENGGKVAQFGDAPLVILHTIGAKSGQLREIPLVALDNEDGLTVFASKAGAPDNPDWYHNLKATPEITVEYGTESFTADVVELPEEEGQARLRRQAELMPQFGEYIESAAPRVIPAFSITRK, from the coding sequence ATGAACGATTGGAACGCTCGAGTCATTGCAGAGTTCAGAGAGAACGGTGGCAAGGTCGCCCAGTTCGGCGATGCGCCGCTGGTGATCCTCCACACGATCGGGGCCAAGTCGGGCCAGCTGCGGGAGATCCCGCTGGTGGCGCTCGACAACGAGGATGGCTTGACCGTCTTCGCCTCCAAGGCCGGCGCCCCCGACAACCCCGACTGGTACCACAACCTCAAGGCGACCCCCGAGATCACGGTCGAGTACGGCACCGAGTCGTTCACGGCCGATGTTGTCGAACTGCCCGAGGAGGAAGGTCAGGCCCGGCTGCGGCGCCAGGCCGAGCTCATGCCGCAGTTCGGCGAATACATCGAGTCGGCGGCGCCCCGGGTCATCCCGGCGTTCTCGATCACTCGCAAGTAG
- a CDS encoding ABC transporter ATP-binding protein, with amino-acid sequence MDDVVLRVRDLRTQFRTRAGTVDAVADVSFEVRRGETVALVGESGSGKSVTALSILQLLESTGSIANGSIEFDGRELVGLSEKELRAIRGRDISMIFQDPSTCLDPVFTIEDQLVETLTIHGRSKSEAKVRALELLRLVRMPDPERRLKAYPHELSGGQRQRAMIAMSLALNPKLIIADEPTTALDVTVQAQILDLLRLLQDETGAAVLFVTHDLGVVAEIADRVVVMYAGQVVEQGSVRDVLKDPQNPYTSALLASMPGMVAGSGSRLTPIEGVVPSLFDMPAGCRFAPRCAHEWAACQEPPPLVPFGNQRESRCWLRVPEAVAERERDAVGGTIIGAGGRR; translated from the coding sequence ATGGACGATGTCGTACTCCGGGTGCGCGATTTGCGTACCCAGTTCCGCACTCGGGCCGGCACGGTCGATGCGGTGGCCGACGTGAGCTTCGAGGTGCGTCGGGGCGAAACCGTCGCGTTGGTGGGCGAGTCGGGCTCGGGCAAGAGCGTCACTGCGCTGTCGATCTTGCAGCTGCTGGAGAGCACCGGCTCGATTGCGAACGGCTCGATCGAGTTCGACGGTCGGGAGTTGGTCGGTCTGTCGGAGAAGGAGCTGCGGGCGATACGAGGCCGCGACATCTCGATGATCTTCCAGGACCCCTCGACCTGTCTCGACCCGGTCTTCACGATCGAGGACCAGTTGGTCGAAACGCTCACGATCCATGGGCGGAGCAAGTCCGAGGCCAAGGTCCGAGCCCTCGAACTGCTCCGGCTCGTGCGCATGCCCGATCCCGAACGGCGACTCAAGGCCTACCCCCACGAGCTTTCCGGCGGCCAACGCCAGCGCGCGATGATCGCGATGTCGCTGGCCCTGAATCCGAAGTTGATCATCGCCGACGAACCCACCACGGCCCTCGACGTCACCGTCCAGGCCCAGATCCTCGATCTCTTGCGCCTCCTGCAGGACGAGACCGGGGCAGCGGTGCTCTTCGTGACCCACGATCTCGGCGTCGTTGCCGAGATCGCCGATCGGGTGGTGGTGATGTACGCAGGACAGGTCGTCGAGCAGGGGTCGGTGCGCGATGTGCTGAAGGATCCTCAGAACCCCTACACCTCGGCGCTGCTCGCCTCGATGCCCGGCATGGTGGCGGGCTCGGGTTCCCGGCTCACCCCGATCGAGGGCGTGGTGCCGAGCCTCTTCGACATGCCGGCCGGGTGCCGATTCGCACCCCGCTGCGCACATGAATGGGCTGCGTGTCAGGAGCCACCACCGCTCGTGCCGTTCGGCAACCAGCGCGAGAGCCGATGCTGGCTCCGAGTACCCGAAGCGGTCGCCGAACGAGAACGAGATGCCGTCGGCGGCACGATCATCGGAGCGGGGGGTCGACGATGA
- a CDS encoding RES family NAD+ phosphorylase codes for MTAAQCRDQARCPVGDPGALRSVRTLSIDAGEIWHNVGSVEHDDIFNSSGKGNGRFSPLRSGGNGEPLPHLYLARNPIGALLETVLHGFTAANREVVAGRDLVGRTLRSVELPERLLVADLRDQELERLGIDRRSLVSSSSEHYRCTQEWAYRIRSLKPGGRSLAGIVWNSRVAEIVSTVAAPTTRALLVPPLTEVCVVYGDRTTAPPTRWGSEVTRSDLMVGPGLELVLDLVVQQLDGFVTGAIG; via the coding sequence TTGACGGCGGCGCAGTGTCGTGACCAAGCGCGGTGCCCGGTCGGCGACCCTGGCGCGCTTCGATCGGTCCGTACGCTCTCCATCGACGCCGGCGAGATTTGGCACAACGTCGGGTCGGTCGAGCACGACGACATCTTCAACAGCTCGGGCAAGGGGAACGGGCGCTTCTCGCCCCTTCGCAGCGGGGGCAACGGCGAGCCACTACCGCACCTCTATCTCGCTCGCAATCCGATCGGCGCCCTCCTCGAAACTGTGCTGCACGGCTTCACAGCCGCCAATCGAGAAGTCGTCGCGGGACGGGATCTCGTGGGGCGAACACTGCGATCCGTCGAACTTCCCGAACGGCTACTCGTCGCCGACTTGCGTGACCAGGAACTCGAGCGCCTCGGCATCGACCGTCGGAGCCTGGTGTCTTCAAGCAGTGAGCACTATCGCTGCACGCAGGAGTGGGCGTACCGAATTCGCTCGCTCAAGCCCGGCGGCAGATCGCTCGCCGGCATCGTCTGGAACTCGCGAGTCGCGGAGATCGTCTCGACTGTCGCTGCGCCCACGACGCGCGCCCTACTGGTGCCGCCGCTGACCGAGGTGTGCGTCGTCTACGGGGACAGGACGACCGCGCCTCCAACCCGCTGGGGCTCCGAGGTCACACGATCGGACCTCATGGTCGGTCCCGGGCTCGAGCTGGTGCTCGACCTGGTGGTGCAGCAGCTGGACGGCTTCGTGACCGGTGCGATCGGCTGA
- a CDS encoding BON domain-containing protein yields MNVREQEQARRDARLQASIVAELDWHALIDSSQLAVTVDHDVVTIVGTVPSVAQKLVVLDTVESVEGVHDIVSEIDVKLPAASSRPDAELRVAVDQVLTWDALVPEQDLTHQVLDGWVTLRGTVPTARQRLEAERLVSHLLGVRGVTNEIAVAELPLDPATVRAALETALMRHAKHAANHIDLVVEGSHVTLTGSVESGREKRAVIGAVSHAPGVEALCAELTVRPKEYDETAFVG; encoded by the coding sequence ATGAACGTGCGTGAGCAGGAACAGGCCCGCCGAGACGCCAGATTGCAGGCGTCGATCGTGGCCGAACTCGATTGGCATGCGCTGATCGACAGCAGCCAGCTGGCCGTCACGGTTGACCATGATGTGGTCACCATCGTCGGCACGGTGCCGAGCGTGGCCCAGAAGCTCGTGGTGCTCGACACGGTCGAGTCCGTCGAGGGCGTTCACGACATCGTGAGCGAGATCGACGTGAAGCTGCCGGCTGCTTCGAGCCGTCCCGATGCCGAGCTGCGAGTCGCCGTCGACCAGGTGCTGACCTGGGACGCCCTGGTGCCCGAGCAGGACCTGACCCATCAGGTCCTCGACGGTTGGGTCACCCTTCGGGGCACGGTGCCGACGGCCAGGCAGCGGCTCGAAGCCGAACGCCTGGTCTCGCATCTTCTTGGTGTTCGCGGTGTCACCAATGAGATTGCGGTGGCCGAGTTGCCGCTCGACCCGGCGACGGTCCGAGCGGCACTCGAAACGGCGCTCATGCGCCACGCCAAGCATGCGGCCAACCACATCGACCTCGTGGTCGAAGGTAGCCACGTCACGCTGACCGGCTCGGTCGAGTCCGGCCGAGAGAAGCGAGCCGTCATCGGTGCGGTCAGCCACGCCCCCGGTGTCGAGGCGCTGTGCGCCGAGCTGACGGTCCGGCCGAAGGAGTACGACGAGACGGCCTTCGTCGGCTGA
- a CDS encoding ABC transporter ATP-binding protein, producing the protein MTELDLRSAATPPSGGDTPLLEVRDLQKHFPIHKGLLQRTVGHVRAVDGVSFDIARGSTLALVGESGCGKTTTGRVILRLIEATGGNVRFDGTDLASLDKHQLRELRKRIQIIFQDPYSSLDPRMTAADIVGEGLEIHGIATGQAQLDRVADLLERVGLSRRDLRKFPHQFSGGQRQRIGVARALATSPDLIVCDEAVSALDVSVQAQVLNLLKDLQAELGVSYLFITHDLNVVRYIADRVAVMYLGQIVELADTEQLFTDPQHPYTKSLLSAVPILDPDVARSSKRRHLQGDVPSPSNPPPGCRFHTRCPEAVDACARHDPGVVTLSDGRMARECAVYLPQAYGLTPDEFRAQPKRNAADFADTGAVT; encoded by the coding sequence ATGACCGAACTCGATCTCCGCTCCGCAGCGACACCCCCTTCGGGCGGCGACACCCCGCTGCTCGAAGTTCGGGATCTGCAGAAGCACTTCCCGATCCACAAGGGCCTCCTCCAACGCACGGTCGGCCATGTGCGCGCCGTCGACGGAGTCTCGTTCGACATCGCTCGCGGTTCCACGCTTGCCCTGGTCGGCGAGTCCGGATGTGGCAAGACCACGACCGGCCGAGTGATCCTGCGCTTGATCGAGGCGACCGGAGGCAACGTGCGCTTCGACGGCACCGACTTGGCGTCGCTCGACAAGCACCAGTTGCGCGAACTCCGCAAGCGCATCCAGATCATCTTCCAGGATCCGTACAGCTCGCTCGACCCCCGCATGACCGCAGCCGACATCGTCGGTGAGGGTCTCGAGATCCACGGCATCGCAACCGGCCAAGCACAGCTCGATCGAGTGGCCGATCTGCTCGAACGAGTCGGGCTCTCTCGACGAGACCTCCGCAAGTTCCCCCACCAGTTCTCCGGTGGTCAGCGCCAGCGGATCGGGGTGGCTCGGGCGCTTGCGACCTCGCCGGATTTGATCGTGTGCGACGAGGCGGTGTCGGCACTCGATGTGTCGGTCCAGGCGCAGGTGCTCAACCTCCTCAAGGATCTTCAAGCCGAACTCGGGGTGTCGTATCTGTTCATCACCCACGACCTGAATGTCGTGCGCTACATCGCCGACCGGGTGGCGGTGATGTACCTCGGCCAGATCGTCGAACTGGCCGACACCGAGCAGTTGTTCACCGACCCGCAGCACCCGTATACGAAGTCGCTGCTGTCGGCGGTACCGATCCTCGACCCCGATGTCGCTCGCTCCTCCAAGCGCCGTCATCTCCAGGGCGACGTTCCCAGTCCGTCGAACCCGCCACCGGGCTGTCGTTTCCACACCCGATGTCCCGAGGCGGTCGACGCCTGCGCACGGCATGACCCGGGCGTTGTCACGCTCTCCGATGGCCGGATGGCTCGAGAGTGTGCGGTGTATCTGCCGCAGGCCTACGGACTGACACCCGACGAGTTCCGGGCCCAGCCAAAGCGCAACGCTGCCGACTTCGCCGACACAGGAGCTGTCACATGA
- a CDS encoding DHA2 family efflux MFS transporter permease subunit — translation MATTNPTTRPLDDDVDPAVHERRWLILAVLCMSLLIIVMDNTILNVAIPSLYTQLGATNSEIQWIIDSYVLVFAGLLLTTGSLSDRFGRKGALQLGIVLFGMGSAAAAMSETATQLIATRAFMGIGGALIMPATLSILTNVFRDPKERGRAIAVWAGFSGLGVAIGPMTGGFLLRHFSWHSVFWVNLPIGLAALVLGAFLIPTSKDPEQSTLDPIGALLSIVGLASLLFGIIEGPSKGWTSNEVIAGFAVGLTALVGFITWERHTDHPMLDTSVFKNARFSAGSATITMVFFALFGSLFLMTQYWQLIHGYSPLEAGIRLLPQAMTMMIVAPTSARIVEKLGTKRVVLIGLGLIMVGLSLLSTVAPDSPYPVVISFLIVMSCGMGMTMAPATEAVMGSLPREKAGVGSAINDTTRQVGGALGVAIIGSAVSSVYTSRIIDLGSRFGLDAQTDATAQLSLDAAQKVGAGLGTSSADFIAGANQAFVDAMSAGLRISVVVVGLAAIVAWKFLPSHSTSPAASPEERLVAPPAFEDLDLLRQPVAGN, via the coding sequence ATGGCAACAACGAACCCCACAACGAGACCGCTCGATGACGACGTCGATCCGGCCGTGCACGAACGGCGCTGGCTGATCCTCGCCGTGCTGTGCATGAGCCTGCTCATCATCGTGATGGACAACACGATCCTGAACGTGGCGATCCCGTCGCTCTACACCCAGCTCGGCGCGACGAACTCCGAGATCCAGTGGATCATCGACTCGTACGTCCTGGTCTTCGCCGGCCTCCTGCTCACCACGGGCAGCCTGTCGGATCGTTTCGGCCGCAAGGGCGCCCTGCAGCTCGGCATCGTGCTGTTCGGCATGGGTTCGGCGGCGGCAGCGATGTCGGAGACGGCGACGCAACTGATCGCCACCCGAGCGTTCATGGGCATCGGCGGTGCGCTGATCATGCCAGCCACGCTGTCGATCCTCACCAACGTCTTCCGTGACCCGAAGGAGCGGGGTAGAGCGATTGCGGTGTGGGCCGGCTTCTCCGGCCTCGGCGTTGCGATCGGCCCGATGACCGGCGGCTTCCTCCTCCGTCACTTCTCGTGGCATTCGGTGTTCTGGGTCAACCTGCCGATCGGTCTGGCGGCGCTCGTTCTCGGCGCCTTCCTCATCCCCACCTCGAAGGACCCGGAGCAGTCGACGCTGGACCCGATCGGCGCCCTGCTCTCGATCGTCGGTCTGGCCAGCCTGCTGTTCGGCATCATCGAGGGTCCGTCAAAGGGCTGGACCAGCAACGAGGTGATCGCCGGGTTCGCTGTCGGCCTCACTGCCCTCGTCGGCTTCATCACCTGGGAGCGCCACACCGACCACCCGATGCTCGACACGAGCGTCTTCAAGAACGCCCGGTTCTCCGCCGGCAGCGCCACCATCACCATGGTCTTCTTCGCCCTGTTCGGGTCGCTGTTCCTGATGACTCAGTACTGGCAGCTGATCCACGGCTACTCGCCGCTCGAGGCCGGCATCCGGCTGTTGCCGCAAGCCATGACGATGATGATCGTCGCTCCCACCTCGGCCCGCATCGTCGAGAAGCTCGGCACGAAGCGAGTCGTCCTCATCGGCCTCGGGCTGATCATGGTGGGCCTGAGCCTGCTGTCGACGGTCGCCCCCGACTCGCCCTACCCGGTGGTCATCTCGTTCCTGATCGTCATGTCGTGCGGTATGGGCATGACCATGGCCCCCGCCACCGAGGCCGTCATGGGCTCACTCCCCCGTGAGAAGGCCGGGGTCGGCTCGGCGATCAACGACACGACTCGCCAGGTCGGCGGCGCCCTCGGCGTTGCCATCATCGGATCAGCCGTGTCGAGCGTCTACACCAGCCGCATCATCGATCTGGGCAGCCGGTTCGGACTCGACGCCCAGACCGATGCCACGGCCCAGCTGTCGCTCGACGCCGCCCAGAAGGTGGGCGCCGGGCTGGGCACCAGCAGCGCCGACTTCATTGCCGGCGCCAACCAGGCGTTCGTCGACGCCATGTCGGCCGGGCTGCGGATCTCGGTCGTGGTCGTCGGTCTCGCCGCCATCGTCGCCTGGAAGTTCCTGCCGTCGCACTCGACGAGCCCGGCAGCCTCACCCGAGGAACGACTGGTGGCGCCGCCGGCGTTCGAGGATTTGGACCTCCTACGCCAGCCGGTCGCCGGGAACTAG
- a CDS encoding cytochrome P450, whose protein sequence is MTDATQRAAATNAEGNSYHQAPTVVAGAPAGCPMHASWSPLDTDYLADPYPIAAALRDEHPVFYAEELGHVVVTRMEDIEHVFVNPDIFASTNVQDPLFPLAPEAGAVLAAPDFDPQAVMSNRPEPDHARIRVYTRQGFSNRRLKSLEGYMRDRATRLLDEMIAGGSPAEFVQALAFPLPAEIVFRFIGFPEEDDAMIKSWCGNRKAFSWGQPTAAEQTAIAEGMLDYWRYCREFVAGRRDHRADDFTSELLDAHDADPDPSNGTGISYREVESVVYGISFAGHDPVTALMCNALLCLLPRRDQWDALCADPSLAAAAVEETLRFESSQVSWRRITTQDTTLGGVELPAGTRLFLNFAAANHQPDLFPEPGVFDIHRPEAGRHISFGKGIHFCLGSGLARMEARIVLELLSQRLPSLRLADDQHFDYFPNITFRGPNALHLEWDEQPEGARA, encoded by the coding sequence ATGACTGACGCCACCCAGCGCGCGGCGGCAACGAACGCCGAGGGCAACTCCTATCACCAGGCGCCCACCGTGGTGGCCGGGGCGCCCGCCGGTTGTCCGATGCACGCGTCGTGGTCGCCGCTCGACACCGACTATCTGGCCGATCCCTATCCCATCGCCGCTGCGCTGCGTGACGAGCATCCCGTCTTCTATGCCGAGGAGCTGGGCCATGTGGTGGTCACCCGGATGGAGGACATCGAGCACGTCTTCGTCAACCCCGACATCTTTGCGTCGACCAACGTGCAGGACCCGCTGTTCCCGTTGGCGCCCGAAGCCGGCGCAGTGCTGGCGGCCCCGGACTTCGATCCGCAGGCGGTCATGTCGAACCGGCCCGAACCGGATCACGCTCGCATCCGGGTCTACACCCGTCAGGGGTTCTCGAACCGTCGGCTGAAGTCGCTCGAGGGCTACATGCGTGACCGGGCCACCCGGCTGCTCGACGAGATGATCGCCGGCGGCTCCCCGGCCGAGTTCGTTCAGGCGTTGGCCTTCCCGTTGCCGGCCGAGATCGTCTTTCGTTTCATCGGCTTCCCCGAAGAAGACGACGCCATGATCAAGAGCTGGTGTGGCAACCGCAAGGCCTTCTCGTGGGGACAGCCGACCGCGGCCGAACAGACGGCGATCGCCGAGGGCATGCTCGACTACTGGCGCTACTGCCGCGAGTTCGTTGCCGGTCGACGTGACCATCGAGCCGACGACTTCACCTCGGAACTCCTCGACGCACACGACGCCGATCCCGACCCGAGCAACGGCACGGGTATCAGCTACCGCGAGGTCGAGTCGGTTGTCTACGGCATCTCGTTCGCCGGTCACGACCCGGTCACGGCACTGATGTGCAATGCGTTGTTGTGCCTGCTCCCGAGGCGAGACCAGTGGGACGCCCTGTGCGCCGACCCCTCGCTGGCGGCCGCCGCAGTGGAAGAGACGTTGCGGTTCGAGTCCAGCCAGGTCTCGTGGCGCCGCATCACCACCCAGGACACCACGCTCGGCGGGGTCGAGCTTCCGGCAGGCACCCGACTCTTCCTCAACTTCGCCGCAGCGAACCACCAACCCGACCTGTTCCCCGAACCCGGTGTGTTCGACATCCACCGTCCGGAGGCGGGGCGGCACATCTCGTTCGGCAAGGGCATCCACTTCTGCCTCGGCTCCGGACTCGCTCGCATGGAGGCCCGCATCGTGCTCGAACTGCTGTCACAGCGTTTGCCGTCGCTGCGCCTCGCCGACGATCAGCACTTCGACTACTTCCCGAACATCACGTTCCGGGGCCCCAACGCCCTGCACCTCGAGTGGGACGAGCAGCCCGAAGGAGCACGAGCATGA
- a CDS encoding TetR/AcrR family transcriptional regulator, with protein sequence MAASTTSPRRGRPRSAEADTAILAATLELAGEVGIGGMSMDELACRAGVSKATIYRRWANKEALVLDALATAMSPFDDVDTGNLRDDLVIYVTELARRKKGGKMANILPHLIEASSHDPALADSLDAYVQHRRRPLRQIFERAVERGELAADADIEVLIDVTIGPFVYRHLLTREPLDADFVRRLLAVIVPSPPA encoded by the coding sequence GTGGCTGCGAGCACGACATCACCCCGGCGAGGGCGGCCCCGCTCGGCCGAAGCCGACACGGCCATCCTCGCCGCGACGCTCGAACTGGCGGGCGAGGTCGGCATCGGCGGCATGTCGATGGACGAGCTGGCGTGCCGAGCGGGGGTGTCGAAGGCGACGATCTATCGGCGGTGGGCCAACAAGGAAGCCCTCGTGCTCGATGCGCTCGCCACGGCGATGAGCCCGTTCGACGACGTCGACACCGGCAACCTCCGCGACGACCTCGTCATCTACGTCACGGAACTGGCCCGCCGGAAGAAGGGCGGGAAGATGGCGAACATCCTCCCCCACCTCATCGAAGCCAGCAGCCACGACCCGGCGCTGGCCGACTCACTCGACGCCTACGTGCAACACCGCCGCCGCCCCCTCCGCCAGATCTTCGAGCGGGCGGTGGAACGGGGCGAACTGGCGGCCGATGCCGACATCGAGGTCTTGATCGATGTCACCATCGGCCCGTTCGTCTATCGGCATCTGCTCACTCGTGAGCCCCTCGATGCCGACTTCGTTCGTCGCCTCCTCGCGGTGATCGTGCCTTCCCCTCCGGCTTGA
- a CDS encoding endonuclease/exonuclease/phosphatase family protein, whose protein sequence is MTTRLVTWNLERKKPSTPRGAEALDYVFGLGADVMVLTEARTSMPPREGHLLWCEPPKGTHFGEDERKVLVWSKNEWTEIDRVGIEGLDGTRFISGTTQTPLGPLRVIGVCIPWHMAEVSYPTGEKRKPWELHIHFLGRLEELIGGFDGPTVIAGDFNQQVPRVSYGRKDAAAALTRAFAPLDVVTSGHIEGGRGPGIDHIAISRDLTARRVWGWANDVTGARLSDHDGAACELELG, encoded by the coding sequence ATGACGACCCGGCTGGTCACCTGGAACCTCGAGCGGAAGAAGCCATCGACACCACGAGGCGCGGAAGCGCTCGACTACGTCTTCGGACTCGGCGCCGATGTCATGGTGCTGACCGAAGCGAGGACCTCGATGCCTCCCCGTGAGGGCCACCTGCTCTGGTGCGAGCCGCCGAAGGGAACGCACTTCGGTGAGGACGAGCGCAAAGTCCTGGTCTGGTCGAAGAACGAATGGACCGAGATCGACCGCGTCGGCATCGAGGGACTGGACGGGACGAGGTTCATCTCCGGAACCACCCAAACGCCACTCGGCCCGCTGCGGGTGATCGGCGTCTGCATCCCGTGGCACATGGCCGAGGTGAGCTATCCGACCGGCGAGAAGCGCAAGCCGTGGGAGCTGCACATCCACTTCCTCGGGCGACTCGAGGAGCTGATCGGCGGGTTCGACGGGCCGACCGTGATCGCCGGCGACTTCAACCAGCAGGTTCCAAGAGTCTCGTATGGCCGCAAGGACGCAGCCGCTGCGCTCACCCGAGCCTTCGCACCGCTCGACGTGGTGACTTCTGGCCACATCGAAGGAGGGCGAGGACCGGGGATCGATCACATTGCCATCTCGCGAGATCTCACTGCGCGCAGGGTGTGGGGATGGGCCAACGACGTGACCGGCGCTCGACTCTCCGATCACGACGGAGCGGCCTGCGAACTCGAGCTTGGGTAG
- a CDS encoding 2-oxoglutarate and iron-dependent oxygenase domain-containing protein yields MTHAIDVPLIDLSDWFTGDPIARQRIADEVDVAARGLGFMRLVGHGIPASTIDSLTSAMDDFFSQPIEAKLHMVARPEINRGYSPPRSERLSYSLGLASPEDLFEAFNVGASIDDHPGLDLDPVIYATNLWPDVDGFRPGVEEWFEAARSVARTMTSVFALALGLDDAFFDSFTDHSIDVLRMNNYQIPDGIELVEGQLGMGAHSDYGIVTVLWADPVAGLEILPEGRSWCPVQPEEGELLINLGDLLARWTNDRWRSTLHRVVPPRNAAGELIGRRSAAFFHDGNADAIVSTLDPCRFADGSSEYDDVTVAEHLAQKLAGSRGLDLNEHAEREASRVVAADR; encoded by the coding sequence GTGACTCACGCCATCGATGTGCCGCTGATCGACCTCTCCGACTGGTTCACGGGCGACCCGATCGCTCGACAGCGGATTGCCGACGAGGTCGACGTCGCGGCTCGGGGGCTCGGCTTCATGCGCCTTGTCGGCCACGGGATTCCCGCATCGACCATCGACAGCCTGACCTCGGCGATGGACGACTTCTTCTCCCAACCCATCGAGGCCAAACTGCACATGGTCGCTCGGCCCGAGATCAACCGGGGCTACTCGCCTCCTCGTTCGGAACGACTCAGCTACAGCCTCGGGCTGGCGTCGCCCGAAGACCTCTTCGAAGCGTTCAACGTCGGCGCCTCGATCGACGACCATCCCGGACTCGATCTCGATCCCGTCATCTACGCCACCAATCTGTGGCCCGACGTCGACGGCTTCCGTCCCGGCGTCGAGGAATGGTTCGAGGCTGCTCGCTCCGTGGCCCGCACGATGACCTCGGTCTTCGCCCTGGCGCTCGGGCTCGACGATGCGTTCTTCGACTCGTTCACCGATCACTCGATCGACGTGCTGCGGATGAACAACTACCAGATCCCCGACGGCATCGAGCTGGTCGAGGGCCAACTCGGCATGGGGGCGCACTCCGACTATGGGATCGTCACCGTGCTGTGGGCCGACCCGGTCGCCGGGCTCGAGATCCTGCCCGAGGGGCGCAGCTGGTGTCCGGTCCAGCCGGAGGAGGGTGAGCTGCTGATCAACCTCGGCGACCTGCTCGCCCGCTGGACCAACGATCGTTGGCGCTCGACACTGCACCGAGTCGTCCCTCCCCGCAATGCCGCCGGTGAGCTCATCGGCCGCCGCTCCGCCGCCTTCTTCCACGACGGCAACGCCGACGCCATCGTCTCCACTCTCGATCCGTGCCGGTTCGCCGACGGGTCGAGCGAGTACGACGACGTCACCGTCGCCGAACACCTCGCCCAGAAACTCGCCGGCTCCCGAGGCCTCGACCTCAACGAACACGCCGAACGCGAAGCGTCACGAGTCGTGGCCGCCGATCGATGA